The Pseudomonas sp. PDM14 genomic interval CACCTTGATCGGGTAGCGCTCGCAGGGGAACTCGATTTTCGGGGGTTGTACGTCAGTGTCAGTCATGGCATCCGCAGGCTCGTGGCCCGATCAGAGCAGAACGCCCCGGGTAGGGGCGTCCTTGGTTGTCGTGGAAGCGAGTCCGCTCGCGCGCGGCGAGTCGGTGGCAGCTTCTCAGTTAAACAAACCGTAGAAGAACAGGCGAATGCTATCCCACAGGCGGCGGAAGAAGCCACCTTCCTCTACGGCTTCGAGGGCGATCAGGTCGGCGGTGTGTACCACCTTTTCACCCAGTTTCACTTCGACCTTGCCGATCACGTCGCCCTGCTTGATCGGGGCTTCGAGTTGCGGCTCGAGGGTCATGCCGGCTTGCAGCTGCTTGGCCTGGCCTTTGGGCAGGGTCAGGCTGAGGTCGGCGGCGAGGCCGGCCTTGACCTGACGGGTGGCGCCTTTCCAGACCTGCGCCTGGGCCAGTTCCTGCCCCTGCTTGTAGAAGGTCTGGGTCTCGAAGAAGCGGAAGCCGTAGGTCAGCAGTTTCTGCGTCTCGGCGGCGCGGGTCTTCTCGCTGTCGGTACCGAATACCGAGGTGATCATGCGCGCGCCGTCGCGTACGGCAGAAGCCACCAGGCAGTAGCCGGCTTCTTCGGTGTGGCCGGTTTTCAGGCCGTCGACGGTGCTGTCACGCCACAGCAGCAGGTTGCGGTTGCCCTGGCGGATGTTGTTCCAGTGGAACTCCTTCTGCGAGTAGATCGCGTAGTGCTGCTGGTCTTCGTTGATGATGGCGCGGGCCAGGATGGCCATGTCGTGGGCGCTGGAGTAGTGCTCCGGGTGCGGCAGGCCGGTGGCGTTCATGAAGTGCGAGTTCTGCATGCCCAGGCGCGCGGCGGTCTCGTTCATCATGTCGGCGAAGGCGTCTTCGCTGCCGGCGATGTACTCGGCGATGGCGATGCTGGCGTCGTTACCGGACTGGATAATGATGCCGTGCAGCAGGTCATCGACCTTCACCTGGCTGTTCAGCGGCAGGAACATGGTGGAGCCGCCGGATGCCGCACCGCCGGTACGCCAGGCGTGCTCGCTGACGGTGACCAGGTCCTGCTCGCCGATTTTGCCCTTGCGGATTTCCAGGGTGGCGATGTAGGCGGTCATCAGCTTGGTCAGGCTCGCCGGGGGCAGGCGCTGATCGCTGTTGTTCTCCACCAGGACGTTGCCGCTGGCAGCGTCCATCAGGACGTAGGATTTGGCGGCCAGTTGCGGCGCGGCCGGAATGATCGGGTCTTGCGCGGCCTGGGCGAGCGGCGCGGTGAAGAGGATGGCGAGCAGGCTGAGGCGTTTGGCAAAGCGGGAGATATTCATCCGTCTCTCTGAATGGCAGTTCAACAATGGCACAGCGCGAGCGGGCTCACGCTGCATTCCCCACCCACCCGTTACGGCTCGGGCCGGTGGACGAAAAGGGTTCAGTCCGGGCGTACCAGCGTTGGCTGCCCGAGATTGGCCAGGCGCACGCTGTTCTGCAGCTGCTGCACCTCACCCTGAGTGCTGATCGGCCCCAGGCGTACGCGGTGCAAGATCTGCTGGTTGCGCACCACCGAGCTGATAAACACCTTGGCAGCCACCGTCTCGCTCAGCTTGGCCTTGAGGAGTTCCGCAGCGTCCGGATTGGCGAAGGCGCCCACCTGGAGATACAGGCCAGACGGCCCGACTG includes:
- a CDS encoding D-alanyl-D-alanine carboxypeptidase family protein, with the translated sequence MNISRFAKRLSLLAILFTAPLAQAAQDPIIPAAPQLAAKSYVLMDAASGNVLVENNSDQRLPPASLTKLMTAYIATLEIRKGKIGEQDLVTVSEHAWRTGGAASGGSTMFLPLNSQVKVDDLLHGIIIQSGNDASIAIAEYIAGSEDAFADMMNETAARLGMQNSHFMNATGLPHPEHYSSAHDMAILARAIINEDQQHYAIYSQKEFHWNNIRQGNRNLLLWRDSTVDGLKTGHTEEAGYCLVASAVRDGARMITSVFGTDSEKTRAAETQKLLTYGFRFFETQTFYKQGQELAQAQVWKGATRQVKAGLAADLSLTLPKGQAKQLQAGMTLEPQLEAPIKQGDVIGKVEVKLGEKVVHTADLIALEAVEEGGFFRRLWDSIRLFFYGLFN